CTTGTACAGGCGCATGTCGTGCAGGAAGGGGTCGAGCGAAACGAATTCATGCGGCGCGCCCTGCTCCGAGTGCAGCTGCTTCCTCAGCTGCTGCACCCAGCCGATGACGCGCTGGTCGAAGTCGTGGTGCGTGCCCATGGTGTAAAAGACGCGTTCGCGGTTTTCCATCAGGCCCGGCAGGATCTCGTCGATGTCGTCGATCGGGAAAGCATCGTCCGCGCCGTAGACTTCGCAGGCACCATCCGGGCCCTCACGCCGACCATCCCAGGTCTCGCGCTCGGGGTCCTTGTCACGCACGAACAGGATGAACTCCGCCGGATCACGACCGGGCGCAAGCACGGCCACGGCATCCGGCTCCGGGAAGCCGGTGAGGTAATGGAAATCGGAATCCTGGCGGAATGGATAATGCGTGTCGCGGCTGCGAATCTTTTCCGGCGCGGCCGAAATGATGGCGATGGCATCATCGCTCATCATGCGCATCAGCTGCTTGCGGCGGCGGGCAAATTCCTGCTGGTCCATGTCCTCTTCCGTTGCTCCTGTTCGCCTGGCTGGTCAGTGCACGCCAGGCGGTGCACGAAACTGCTGCGGACGCGGCGGATTCAGCTCGTCGTAGACCAGTTGCACGCCGACCTTCAGGTACTCGTGCAGCTCCATGTAGGCGCTTTCGTCGGCTTCCTCGTCATCCCCCAGGTCCAGGGTGCGACCACTGATCTCGGCCAGGTCGGCAAGAAACTCCTGCACGTCCGGCGGCAGGTCATCGAAGGTTTCGAAACCGGCCAGCGCCATACCGAACATGAAGCCCTGGCACCACTCGCTGTAGGCATCCACGCGCAGCTGCAGATCGTCCTCGTCGTCCGGCAGGACTGGCTCGTAGGCCAGCGCATCCCCGACCAGCAGCTCGAAGCTGGCATCCCAGGTCCGCTCCAGCAACCGCCGGCAGGCACCGGCATTGGCATTGGCCGGATCCGCTTCCGCAAAGACGCGCTCCAGCCAGTCGTCCTTCAAGGTGGACTTGCCGGTTGCCAGCAGGGCCGACATGGTGCCATGGGCTTCCGCCGCGTCCTGCAGCACGCCCGCCCGGCGCAGGGCGGCTTCGAGGTCGTTGTACGAGGGTAAGGACACAGGTCGTTCCGTGGTCTGAAAGAGGCCTCAATCCTACCATTCCCGGGCGGCGGGGAGCGAGTTTGGGCGGGGTCTCCGGCAGCCTGAATTGACGCTCCCGAAAGCCGGTCTTATAGTGGCGTCCATGGCTGAGAATCCGGAATTTCGCAAGGAACTGAAGCGCCTCGAGGAACGCCTCCACGAGGTGCTCGACCTGTGCGACAAGCTGCAGGAAGAAAACCAGTCCTTGCGCGACAACCAGGAAACCCTGGTTGCGGAAAAAGCCAGTCTCGTGCAGCGGAACGAACAGGTTCGCACCCGCGTCGAAGGCATGATCACCCGCCTGAAATCCCTGGAGCAGGGCTGATGAGCAACGCCACCGCGTCGGTGACCGTCAAGATCCTCGACAAGGAATACCAGGTAGCCTGCCCTGAAGAGGAGAAGGCTGCCCTGCTGGAGTCCGCCAACCACCTCAACGAACGGATGAAGGAAATCCGCGACAGTGGCAAGGTCGTGGGCCTGGACCGCATGGCCGTGATGGTCGCACTGAACCTGGCCAACGAATTGCTGCAGACTCGCAAGGCCTACGACCAGGTCGATACCGAAGTCGTATCTGCCGCGCGCTCGCTGCGTGAGCGCATGGATGCCATCCTCGGCCAGGATCGCCAGTTCGAATTCTGATCGGGCTCCGACCGCAACGGTCAGGCGCGCTGTACAAGTTTATCTCCTCCACGTTTTCTTCCAGGTGTCTGCTTGCTATCGGCAGCGGTCGGGGTGTTACCATTCAGTTGTCGGCCGATCGGCCACTCGAGTTTGCGTCTCCTGCGGTGTTCGAAACGGGCTGGGTACCCTTTGAGCCTTAATCGATTACCCTGGAGCTCTCCCCTGCTGTGACGGTGCGCATGTCCACCGCCGAGTGGAAAGCCTAAAGCACAGCAGCGAGCTCCACTTGAACCTCAGGTTCAAGGGCAAACGTCTGTTACGGCACAGGCGGGAGGCGTTCTAATTTCACCCCCGGCTGGCGGGACCGCGCTCGACGAGCGTACAGGCCGGATGCAGGATGAGGTCATGACGCGGTCAGACAATCTGCAAGCCCATCGCCAGCAACTCCGGCAGCAACGTGCTGCCCTCTCCGAAGCGGAACAGGTACGCGCCGCGCGCAGCGTGCGCAGGCTGGCATTGCGCGTGCCCGCGCTGTCACGGGCGGAACGCATTGCCGTCTACCTGCCCATGGGTGGCGAGCTCGATCCCGGCCCCTGTACCGAGCTGTTCTGGCAACGCGAGCAGGCCGTGTTCCTGCCCTGCCTGGAAGGCGACACCCTGGGTTTTCGCCGTTTCACACCGGATACCGAGCTGCAACGCAATCGCTTCGACATTCCCGAGCCCGTGGATACTGCTGAGCGCCTCGATGGCCGCGATCTCGATGCAGTACTCGCACCCCTGGTGGGCTTCGACCGGTCCGGCAACAGGCTGGGCATGGGTGGCGGTTTCTACGACCGGACCTTTGCCTTCCTCACGCCTCGCAAACGGCTGCAACGGCCCAAGCTGTTCGGTCTTGCCTATGCGTTCCAGGAAATCGACAAGCTGGAGCCCGCTGACTGGGACGTGCCGGTCGACGGCATCCTCACACCGAATGAATACATCCGTACCTGAACCCTGCAGGAGACCCCATGAACTACTGGCTGATGAAATCCGAGCCTGACGAATTCAGTATCGACGACCTCAAGACCTTCAAGAAGAAAGGCGCCCATTGGGATGGGGTGCGGAACTACCAGGCCAGGAACTTCATGCGGGATGACATGAAGAAGGGCGACCTCGTGCTTTTCTATCACTCCAATACCAAGGTGCCTGGCGTGGTCGGAATTGCCGAAGTCGTCAAGGAAGCCTACCCCGACCACACCGCGTTCGACCCTGAAGACAAGCACTACGACCCGAAGAGCGACCCCGACAATCCTCGCTGGATGATGGTCAATGTCGCATTCCGTGAACGCTTTGACGAAACCGTTTCGCTGCAGGAATTAAGGGACAATCCGGTGCTTGAAGAGATGCAGATCCTGCGCCGCGGCAACCGTCTTTCCATCACGCCGGTTACTCGAAAGGAGTGGAATGCCATTCTGAAAATGGCTGGCAGCAAGATGCGCTGACACGATTGCGACCCGACTTGTTCCGACGTCGAGCACGTTCGGTTTTTTTTGCAGCCCGAACCCCGTTTTGCAAAAAAACTTGCATTGCTGGAAATTTGACCTTTCTGATATATACTCAACGGCGAGTGATCGTATATGGGAGGATCATTACTTATGGCTGCTAAAAAGAAATCAGCTGCAAAACGTAAATCCACTGCTAAGAAAAAACGCGTGGTTCGGAAAAAGTCGGTAGCTAAGAAGAAGACAGCTACCCGCAAGAAGAAGACCACGGCGAAGAAGAAAACCGCTGCGAAGCGCAAGAAGAAGACCACTGCCAAGAAGAAAAAGACGACTGCCAAGCGCAAGAAGACGGCTGCGAAGAAGAAGAAAGCCGCTCCGAAGCGCAAGAAGAAGGCAGCCGCCAAGAAGAAAAAGGCTGCTCCGAAGCGCAAGAAGAAGGCAGCAGCAAAGAAGAAGAAGAAGAAGGCCGCTCCTAAGCGCAAGAAGAAGGCAGCAGCCAAGAAGAAAAAGGCTGCTCCGAAGCGCAAGAAGAAGGCAGCAGCCAAGAAGAAGAAAAAGAAGGCCGCTCCTAAGCGCAAGAAGAAGGCAGCCGCCAAGAAGAAAAAGGCTGCTCCGAAGCGCAAGAAGAAGGCAGCAGCCAAGAAGAAGAAAGCTGCGCCCAAGCGCAAGAAGACCGCTGCGAAGCGCAAGAAAAAGACTGCTGCGAAGCGTCGCAAGAGATAATCTGCGGCCGCTTTGCGGCTCGAAGCAGATCTTCAAAGGCCCGGTTCGCCGGGCCTTTTCTTTGCCTGGTGCTTTTTTAGCCAGTCCTGTGCTGCCCTTTCCTTTTCCCGCCCTGCTGGCGACAATGCCTGCTGGATTTTCACGCGGGGAACAACGATGTCTGCGGATGCAAAGAAAAAGGCGGCCGCCCTGGCGGCCATGGATTACCTGGGCGATGCCCGGACGATCGGGGTCGGCACCGGCTCCACCGTCAACCACTTCATTGACGCGCTGGCAGACCGCCGCG
The sequence above is drawn from the Gammaproteobacteria bacterium genome and encodes:
- a CDS encoding aminopeptidase P N-terminal domain-containing protein; this translates as MDQQEFARRRKQLMRMMSDDAIAIISAAPEKIRSRDTHYPFRQDSDFHYLTGFPEPDAVAVLAPGRDPAEFILFVRDKDPERETWDGRREGPDGACEVYGADDAFPIDDIDEILPGLMENRERVFYTMGTHHDFDQRVIGWVQQLRKQLHSEQGAPHEFVSLDPFLHDMRLYKSRKEIAMMRKAAKIAVKAHERAMRAVTPGMMEWEIEA
- a CDS encoding UPF0149 family protein; this translates as MSLPSYNDLEAALRRAGVLQDAAEAHGTMSALLATGKSTLKDDWLERVFAEADPANANAGACRRLLERTWDASFELLVGDALAYEPVLPDDEDDLQLRVDAYSEWCQGFMFGMALAGFETFDDLPPDVQEFLADLAEISGRTLDLGDDEEADESAYMELHEYLKVGVQLVYDELNPPRPQQFRAPPGVH
- a CDS encoding EVE domain-containing protein encodes the protein MNYWLMKSEPDEFSIDDLKTFKKKGAHWDGVRNYQARNFMRDDMKKGDLVLFYHSNTKVPGVVGIAEVVKEAYPDHTAFDPEDKHYDPKSDPDNPRWMMVNVAFRERFDETVSLQELRDNPVLEEMQILRRGNRLSITPVTRKEWNAILKMAGSKMR
- a CDS encoding cell division protein ZapA — protein: MSNATASVTVKILDKEYQVACPEEEKAALLESANHLNERMKEIRDSGKVVGLDRMAVMVALNLANELLQTRKAYDQVDTEVVSAARSLRERMDAILGQDRQFEF
- a CDS encoding 5-formyltetrahydrofolate cyclo-ligase, producing the protein MTRSDNLQAHRQQLRQQRAALSEAEQVRAARSVRRLALRVPALSRAERIAVYLPMGGELDPGPCTELFWQREQAVFLPCLEGDTLGFRRFTPDTELQRNRFDIPEPVDTAERLDGRDLDAVLAPLVGFDRSGNRLGMGGGFYDRTFAFLTPRKRLQRPKLFGLAYAFQEIDKLEPADWDVPVDGILTPNEYIRT
- a CDS encoding TIGR02449 family protein, coding for MAENPEFRKELKRLEERLHEVLDLCDKLQEENQSLRDNQETLVAEKASLVQRNEQVRTRVEGMITRLKSLEQG